A single genomic interval of Halorubrum aethiopicum harbors:
- a CDS encoding small ribosomal subunit Rsm22 family protein, producing MIDRAAVRDTANYLRQVRPIDPEEISEYIEGTPHPAVVRETLREEAFDLRLREREDGSFVPVDDDPVRPPGWAPEALPEAYAFALEDLLVAEFGANWHVGDSGDELRETIRRLKADYLYGNDVEYDRIAALGYAIYHLPGYYAAIGYVLDDLAENGLLDRTLRVLDVGAGVGGPALGLHDYLPEDAVVEYHAVEPSAAADVLDRLLEETDRNFRSTVHRTTAEALFGLDDSSSQSDRSDPSDPSDPLAEPFDLVVFGNVLSELEDPVAVLEAATDALAADGSLVALAPADRETAIGLREAERAVATPESGVEVYAPELRLWPDASPSDRGWSFDVRADLAVPPFQRRLDEAAAREATDEPGEFHNVDVQFAYSILRTDGERRVDARASADRCARMADSEEHVTDRVNLLAVKLSHDLSDGENAVYRVGDGSQRIDHYLVCTRETVLNDGLRGADYGAVVFVENGLVLWNDDEGAYNVVVDDETVVDVVAP from the coding sequence ATGATCGACAGAGCGGCGGTCCGCGACACCGCCAACTACCTGCGCCAGGTCCGCCCCATCGACCCCGAGGAGATATCGGAGTACATCGAGGGGACGCCACACCCCGCCGTCGTCCGCGAGACGCTCCGCGAGGAGGCGTTCGACCTCCGGCTCCGCGAGCGCGAGGACGGCAGCTTCGTCCCCGTCGACGACGATCCGGTCCGCCCGCCGGGGTGGGCTCCGGAGGCGTTGCCCGAGGCGTACGCGTTCGCCTTAGAGGACCTCCTCGTCGCGGAGTTCGGCGCGAACTGGCACGTCGGCGACTCCGGCGACGAGCTCAGAGAGACGATCCGCCGACTCAAGGCCGACTACCTCTACGGCAACGACGTCGAGTACGACCGGATCGCCGCGCTCGGCTACGCGATCTATCACCTCCCCGGCTACTACGCGGCGATCGGTTACGTCCTCGACGACCTCGCCGAGAACGGCCTGCTCGACCGGACGCTCCGCGTCCTCGACGTCGGCGCGGGCGTCGGCGGTCCGGCGCTCGGCCTCCACGACTACCTCCCCGAGGACGCGGTCGTGGAGTACCACGCCGTCGAGCCCAGCGCCGCCGCCGACGTCCTCGACCGGCTGCTCGAGGAGACCGATCGGAACTTCCGGTCGACGGTCCACCGGACGACCGCCGAGGCGCTGTTCGGCCTCGACGACTCGTCCAGCCAGTCCGACCGTTCCGATCCGTCCGATCCGTCGGATCCGCTCGCGGAGCCCTTCGATCTGGTGGTCTTCGGAAACGTCCTCTCCGAACTCGAGGATCCGGTCGCCGTCCTCGAGGCCGCCACCGACGCGCTCGCGGCCGACGGGAGCCTCGTCGCGCTCGCGCCGGCGGACCGCGAGACGGCGATCGGGCTCCGCGAGGCCGAGCGCGCGGTGGCGACTCCCGAGAGCGGGGTCGAGGTGTACGCGCCCGAACTCCGGCTCTGGCCCGACGCGTCCCCGAGCGACCGCGGGTGGTCCTTCGACGTCCGGGCCGACCTCGCGGTGCCGCCGTTCCAGCGCCGGCTCGACGAGGCGGCCGCCCGCGAGGCGACCGACGAGCCCGGCGAGTTCCACAACGTCGACGTCCAGTTCGCCTACTCGATCCTGCGGACCGACGGTGAACGGCGGGTCGACGCCCGCGCGAGCGCCGACCGCTGCGCGCGGATGGCCGACTCGGAGGAGCACGTTACCGACCGCGTGAACCTCCTCGCGGTGAAGCTCAGCCACGACCTGAGCGACGGCGAGAACGCGGTGTACCGCGTCGGCGACGGCTCCCAGCGTATCGACCACTACCTCGTCTGCACGCGCGAGACGGTCCTCAACGACGGGCTCCGGGGGGCCGACTACGGCGCGGTCGTCTTCGTCGAGAACGGGCTCGTGCTCTGGAACGACGACGAGGGCGCGTACAACGTCGTCGTGGACGACGAGACCGTCGTCGACGTCGTCGCGCCCTGA
- a CDS encoding VOC family protein, which yields MDTSPGVDDRPLPAETRIGRVALRVGDLDATTAFYRDVIGLAVLARDGTTATLGAGGTPLLELTADPDAPERGRANAGLFHTAFRVPSRAALGDALKRIRERWELDGASDHDVSEALYLADPEGNGVEVYRDRPRESWTGTPDGGVHMTTEPLDAEGVAAAATGEDRAPPDTDIGHVHLEVASLEAFERFYIATFGFDRRASYPDARFVAAGGYHHHVGANTWNGRTEPAAGRGLDWFEVVVPGDEARRELRGRLGEEVVGSTAESAFAVTDPDGIEIRVVDGS from the coding sequence ATGGACACATCACCGGGCGTCGACGACCGGCCGCTCCCCGCGGAGACGCGTATCGGTCGGGTCGCGCTCCGCGTCGGCGACCTCGACGCGACGACCGCCTTCTACCGGGACGTGATCGGGCTCGCCGTGCTCGCTCGGGACGGGACGACCGCGACGCTCGGCGCGGGCGGGACGCCGCTTCTCGAACTGACCGCCGATCCCGACGCGCCCGAACGCGGGCGAGCGAACGCTGGCCTGTTCCACACCGCGTTCCGGGTGCCCTCTCGCGCCGCGCTCGGCGACGCGTTGAAACGGATCCGGGAGCGGTGGGAACTGGACGGCGCGTCCGACCACGACGTGAGCGAGGCGCTGTACCTCGCCGACCCGGAGGGCAACGGGGTGGAGGTGTACCGCGACCGGCCCCGCGAGTCGTGGACCGGGACCCCGGACGGCGGCGTCCACATGACCACCGAACCGCTCGACGCCGAGGGCGTCGCCGCGGCCGCGACCGGCGAGGACCGGGCACCGCCCGACACCGACATCGGACACGTCCACCTCGAGGTCGCCTCGCTCGAGGCGTTCGAGCGATTCTATATAGCGACATTCGGTTTCGACCGCCGGGCGAGCTACCCCGACGCGCGGTTCGTCGCCGCCGGCGGCTACCACCACCACGTCGGCGCGAACACGTGGAACGGACGCACGGAGCCGGCCGCCGGCCGCGGACTCGACTGGTTCGAGGTCGTCGTCCCCGGCGACGAGGCCCGCCGCGAACTCCGGGGGCGGCTCGGGGAGGAAGTCGTGGGATCGACCGCGGAAAGCGCGTTCGCGGTCACCGATCCGGACGGGATCGAGATCCGCGTGGTCGACGGGTCGTAG